A single Montipora foliosa isolate CH-2021 chromosome 7, ASM3666993v2, whole genome shotgun sequence DNA region contains:
- the LOC138010241 gene encoding uncharacterized protein yields the protein MEVRHPSLVSLSDLANLPDEGFIITEGGDGGHSTEPILPADAATYQTSGLNHTGANAAADSIYSGDGGAWQAMEQSQLMGAGAYQANGLSDAVVGGAVQNQTSELIGGPNNGLWQSHTAERGGRMSDWHLADLTVDQTSERDYPSVMGLGAHHLSHNGHAASDNVFSVPSGEGAQQINGLPPNYEEEPVTEEANGSSAHRVERAWQAREMIFLDHPNGGNCRPHGTAAREALPFPIQEGVTCSPVQEQGDGYAAPQAPILLPEVLPGEANLISPTVHRCSTEEIKQWKQQLTRSNPKEARKKNNARNSSFTFKITEVDQHRENETPIFTDAVYNDHQEKLFGIRIHPKGVGSGTGRYVALFIHLIKGDFDNSLVWPFAGTVTVSVLDQSDSRPRRDITQTIQANSDVPAPFQQPGETICRTGYGYEWFAPIEEFFGSRYVNDDALLLKIEFSG from the exons tCTCTCTGATCTTGCGAATCTACCTGACGAAGGTTTCATCATAACTGAGGGAGGGGATGGTGGACACTCTACCGAACCGATCCTCCCTGCTGATGCAGCTACTTATCAGACCAGTGGCTTGAACCACACTGGAGCAAATGCTGCCGCGGACTCAATTTACTCTGGTGACGGAGGCGCTTGGCAGGCGATGGAACAAAGCCAACTTATGGGGGCAGGTGCTTACCAAGCCAACGGGCTGAGTGACGCTGTTGTGGGAGGAGCTGTGCAGAATCAAACCAGTGAGCTTATTGGAGGCCCAAACAACGGGCTTTGGCAGAGTCACACTGCTGAGAGAGGCGGAAGAATGAGCGACTGGCACCTGGCTGACCTGACTGTTGACCAAACCAGCGAAAGGGACTATCCCAGTGTGATGGGGCTCGGAGCCCATCACCTCAGCCATAATGGACACGCAGCATCGGATAACGTATTCAGTGTTCCCTCTGGTGAAGGTGCCCAGCAGATCAACGGGTTACCTCCAAACTATGAAGAGGAGCCTGTTACTGAAGAGGCCAATGGATCAAGCGCCCACAGAGTAGAACGTGCGTGGCAGGCACGTGAAATGATCTTCCTTGATCATCCTAATGGAGGCAACTGTCGTCCGCATGGGACAGCTGCAAGAGAGGCTCTGCCCTTCCCCATCCAGGAAGGTGTGACATGCTCACCTGTGCAGGAACAAGGTGACGGATATGCAGCACCACAGGCGCCAATTCTACTTCCTGAGGTCCTGCCAGGTGAAGCCAATTTAATCTCTCCCACAGTGCATCGCTGCAGCACAGAAGAGATAAAACAATGGAAGCAACAACTTACGAG GTCAAACCCGAAGGAGGCTCGAAAAAAGAATAATGCACGCAACTCATCATTCACTTTTAAAATAACCGAGGTTGATCAACATCGCGAAAACGAAACACCAATCTTTACTGATGCAGTGTACAATGATCACCAGGAGAAGCTGTTTGGCATAAGGATTCACCCCAAGGGCGTAGGCAGTGGAACAGGCAGATATGTGGCACTGTTCATTCATTTGATAAAAGGAGACTTCGATAATTCCCTAGTTTGGCCTTTTGCTGGGACCGTCACTGTTAGCGTCCTAGATCAGAGTGATTCCAGACCCCGTCGCGACATCACTCAGACCATACAAGCAAATTCTGACGTGCCGGCGCCCTTCCAACAGCCTGGTGAAACCATTTGCCGCACTGGGTATGGCTATGAATGGTTCGCTCCAATCGAGGAGTTCTTTGGTTCTCGATATGTGAACGACGATGCATTGTTGTTAAAAATAGAGTTTTCGGGGTAA